A window of Novosphingobium terrae contains these coding sequences:
- the pqqA gene encoding pyrroloquinoline quinone precursor peptide PqqA, producing the protein MKWKTPKIREIVLGAEINCYASAELPA; encoded by the coding sequence ATGAAGTGGAAGACGCCCAAAATCCGCGAAATCGTGCTCGGCGCCGAGATCAACTGTTACGCCTCCGCGGAGCTGCCTGCCTAA
- a CDS encoding LysR family transcriptional regulator → MADRKRTAMDWEDLRFFLALARHGTLSGAARTLGVNHATVARRLHALEEGLGARLVERRPEGYVLTPAGSRTLDAVSDMDQAFQTLGHGEGEGMPTGLVRVNAPPGLALGFLTARLAQVACRHPGLDLDLATNLRSVSLERHETDIAIRMDRPEDGDVIARPLGAIHNGFYGTPEACRRIEGGAPPTFIGFDEADAFVRDAAWLARQFPRARLAFRANNHAAQAIAARSGVGVALLPHYIGRAEPALRLIDLGSLPPPRDLFLLTRRRDRTAFAIRAVADEIMRIFAEEQALFQA, encoded by the coding sequence ATGGCTGATCGAAAACGCACAGCGATGGATTGGGAGGATTTGCGCTTCTTTCTGGCGCTGGCGCGGCATGGCACGCTGTCGGGAGCGGCACGCACGCTGGGCGTCAATCATGCAACGGTCGCGCGCAGGCTGCACGCGCTGGAGGAGGGGCTGGGCGCCAGACTGGTCGAGCGCCGCCCCGAAGGTTATGTGCTGACCCCTGCCGGGAGCCGCACTCTGGATGCCGTCAGCGATATGGATCAGGCCTTCCAGACACTGGGGCATGGCGAGGGCGAGGGCATGCCGACGGGGCTGGTGCGGGTGAATGCGCCGCCCGGACTGGCGCTGGGTTTTCTGACGGCCCGTCTGGCTCAGGTGGCTTGCCGCCATCCGGGGCTCGATCTCGATCTGGCGACCAATCTGCGCTCGGTCAGTCTGGAGCGGCATGAGACCGACATCGCCATCCGCATGGATCGCCCCGAGGATGGCGATGTGATCGCCCGTCCGCTCGGCGCCATCCACAATGGCTTTTACGGTACGCCGGAGGCCTGCCGCCGCATCGAGGGCGGAGCGCCGCCGACCTTTATCGGCTTCGATGAGGCTGATGCTTTCGTCCGCGACGCGGCGTGGCTGGCACGGCAGTTTCCCAGAGCGCGGCTGGCGTTTCGCGCCAACAATCATGCGGCTCAGGCGATTGCGGCGAGATCGGGCGTGGGGGTTGCGCTTTTGCCGCATTATATCGGCCGGGCTGAACCCGCGTTACGGCTGATCGATCTGGGCAGCCTTCCGCCGCCGCGCGACCTGTTCCTGCTGACCCGCCGCCGCGACCGGACAGCCTTCGCGATCCGCGCCGTGGCCGATGAGATCATGCGCATCTTCGCCGAGGAACAGGCGCTGTTCCAGGCCTGA
- a CDS encoding SDR family NAD(P)-dependent oxidoreductase, whose protein sequence is MSDLQKTAIVTGASQGLGAGIVQAYRARGWRVVATSRSIQPSSDPDLLTIPGDIGDPATGQRVVAEAIARFGRVDTLVNNAGIFIASPFTDYTEEQYRQKLHTNLDGFFFITQAVIPQMLEQGTGLIVQITTTLVDQARSGVPSVLASLTKGGLAAATRSLAIEYASRGIRANAISPGVIKTPMHDAATHQALGGMHPMGRMGEIGDIAQAVMYLEDATFVTGETLHVDGGMIAGC, encoded by the coding sequence ATGTCCGATCTTCAGAAAACCGCCATCGTGACCGGGGCCTCGCAGGGGCTTGGCGCCGGCATTGTGCAGGCCTATCGGGCGCGGGGGTGGCGCGTTGTCGCCACCTCGCGCTCGATCCAGCCTTCCAGCGATCCCGACCTGCTGACCATCCCCGGCGACATCGGCGATCCGGCAACCGGCCAGCGCGTGGTGGCAGAGGCCATCGCCAGATTTGGCCGCGTGGATACGCTGGTGAACAATGCGGGCATCTTCATCGCCAGCCCCTTCACCGATTACACCGAGGAACAGTACCGCCAGAAGCTGCACACCAATCTGGACGGTTTCTTTTTCATCACGCAGGCCGTGATCCCCCAGATGCTGGAGCAGGGCACGGGGCTGATCGTGCAGATCACCACCACGCTGGTCGATCAGGCGCGCTCGGGCGTGCCTTCGGTGCTGGCCTCGCTGACCAAGGGTGGGCTTGCTGCCGCCACGCGCAGTCTGGCCATCGAATATGCCTCACGCGGGATTCGCGCCAATGCGATCTCGCCCGGCGTGATCAAGACGCCGATGCATGATGCCGCCACGCATCAGGCACTGGGCGGGATGCACCCCATGGGCCGGATGGGCGAGATCGGGGATATCGCTCAGGCGGTGATGTATCTGGAGGACGCCACCTTCGTCACCGGCGAAACCCTCCATGTGGATGGCGGCATGATCGCCGGTTGCTGA
- a CDS encoding tautomerase family protein — translation MPIVTVQVTRQGTVPGADRTTSAQKAAIHKGVTDLLQQVLGKDPDDTFVIFQEIELEDWGRGGTSLPAWRQSKG, via the coding sequence ATGCCCATCGTCACCGTTCAGGTCACCCGTCAGGGCACCGTCCCCGGCGCCGACCGCACCACCTCCGCCCAGAAAGCAGCGATCCACAAGGGCGTCACCGATCTGCTTCAGCAGGTGCTCGGCAAGGACCCCGACGACACATTCGTGATCTTTCAGGAGATCGAACTGGAAGACTGGGGGCGCGGCGGCACATCGCTTCCCGCATGGCGGCAGAGCAAGGGCTGA
- a CDS encoding pyridoxal phosphate-dependent aminotransferase, with amino-acid sequence MTVMTQSFRPASRIAGIGVSEILVRSGEAAALKRQGRDMIILGAGEPDFDTPEHIKEAARQAISRGETKYTPLDGSAALKEAVRRKFARDNDLTFAQNEVTCGAGAKQVLYNAFMATLDPGDEVIIPAPYWTSYADIVQIAGGVPIIVTCTAEADFLMRPDQLEAAITPRTRWLLLNSPSNPSGAAYDEAALAGLAQVVRRHPRLWVMSDDIYEHILYDGARFATFAQVAPDLRERCLTVNGVSKAYAMTGWRIGYGAGPAPLIAAMAIVQSQSTSCPSSVSQAAAIAALDGPDAIMRERSARFQARRDLVVSGLNAIPGLSCRNPKGAFYAYPGCGGLIGARTRDGRIIIDDRAFADYLLDWDVAVVPGSCFGLAPYFRISYATSDAELETALQRMAAACAALSLAGS; translated from the coding sequence ATGACCGTCATGACGCAGAGCTTCCGCCCGGCCTCGCGGATTGCCGGGATCGGCGTGTCGGAAATCCTTGTCCGTTCGGGGGAGGCGGCGGCGCTGAAACGGCAGGGCCGCGACATGATCATCCTTGGCGCCGGCGAGCCGGATTTCGACACGCCCGAACACATCAAGGAGGCTGCCCGCCAGGCGATCAGCCGCGGCGAGACCAAATATACCCCGCTCGATGGCTCGGCGGCGCTGAAAGAGGCGGTGCGGCGCAAATTCGCCCGCGACAATGATCTGACCTTCGCCCAGAATGAGGTGACCTGCGGCGCGGGGGCCAAGCAGGTGCTCTACAACGCCTTTATGGCCACGCTCGATCCGGGCGATGAGGTGATCATCCCGGCGCCCTATTGGACCAGCTACGCCGATATCGTGCAGATCGCCGGGGGCGTGCCGATCATCGTCACCTGCACGGCAGAGGCCGATTTCCTGATGCGGCCCGATCAGCTGGAGGCGGCGATCACCCCGCGCACGCGCTGGCTGCTGCTCAATTCGCCCTCCAACCCCTCGGGCGCGGCCTATGATGAAGCGGCGCTGGCCGGATTGGCGCAGGTGGTGCGGCGCCATCCCCGGCTCTGGGTGATGTCGGACGATATCTATGAGCATATCCTCTATGATGGCGCCCGTTTCGCCACATTCGCGCAAGTGGCCCCCGATCTGCGCGAGCGCTGCCTGACGGTGAACGGCGTCTCGAAAGCCTATGCCATGACCGGCTGGCGCATCGGCTATGGCGCGGGCCCGGCGCCGCTGATCGCGGCCATGGCCATCGTGCAGAGCCAGTCGACCTCATGCCCTTCCTCGGTCAGTCAGGCGGCGGCGATTGCCGCGCTGGACGGGCCGGACGCCATCATGCGCGAACGCAGCGCGCGCTTTCAGGCCCGCCGCGATCTGGTGGTGAGCGGGCTCAACGCCATTCCGGGCCTGTCCTGCCGCAACCCCAAAGGCGCCTTCTATGCCTATCCGGGCTGCGGGGGGCTGATCGGTGCGCGCACCCGCGATGGCAGGATCATCATCGATGATCGCGCCTTTGCCGATTATCTGCTCGACTGGGATGTGGCGGTGGTGCCGGGAAGCTGCTTTGGTCTCGCGCCCTATTTCCGCATCTCCTACGCCACATCCGATGCGGAGCTGGAGACGGCGTTGCAGCGTATGGCGGCGGCTTGCGCTGCCCTGTCTCTGGCTGGATCATAA
- the hglS gene encoding 2-oxoadipate dioxygenase/decarboxylase HglS, translating into MSAMYREEVPLYGDLIEIVRDANAEALGQQADLKAALSGAGELERLDVERHGAIRVGTAEELALLRRIFAVMGMHPVEYYDLSVAGVPVHSAAFRPIDPAALLANPFRVFTSLLRLDLIEDEDLRAQAAAILASRQIVSQRGIALLEQAEREGGLTPQDAESFVREVLDIFRWHGDARVSHETYRRLNAAHRLIADVVSFAGPHINHLTPRTLDIDAAHRAMAARGIDAKAVIEGPPTRKVPILLRQTSFKALEEPIRFTDQQGEAKGTHTARFGEIEQRGAALTPKGRALYDACLDEARADSGSQGADYVARLTSAFSRFPDDLDSLRQQGLAFFRYRVADSSTPIDPATSLERCIEEGRVLAEPVLYEDFLPVSAAGIFQSNLGGAEQASFAAHSSRQAFEAALGQKVLDPFALYAAIEQASIAAVETALGTSFAARGEA; encoded by the coding sequence ATGTCCGCGATGTATCGCGAGGAGGTGCCGCTCTATGGCGATCTGATCGAGATCGTCCGGGATGCCAATGCCGAGGCACTGGGGCAGCAGGCCGACCTTAAGGCAGCGCTCTCCGGCGCTGGAGAGCTGGAACGCCTCGATGTCGAGCGGCATGGCGCGATCCGGGTGGGCACGGCGGAGGAGCTGGCGCTGTTGCGGCGGATCTTCGCGGTGATGGGCATGCATCCGGTGGAGTATTACGATCTCTCGGTGGCGGGGGTGCCGGTGCATTCCGCGGCTTTTCGCCCTATCGATCCGGCGGCGCTGCTGGCCAATCCGTTTCGGGTCTTCACCTCGCTGCTGCGTCTCGATCTGATCGAGGATGAGGATTTGCGCGCTCAGGCCGCCGCGATTTTGGCCTCACGCCAGATCGTTTCCCAGCGCGGCATCGCCTTGCTGGAACAGGCCGAGCGTGAGGGTGGTCTCACCCCGCAGGACGCCGAAAGCTTCGTGCGCGAGGTGCTGGATATCTTCCGCTGGCATGGCGATGCGCGTGTCTCGCATGAGACCTATCGGCGCCTCAATGCCGCCCATCGCCTGATCGCCGATGTGGTCTCCTTCGCCGGGCCGCATATCAACCATCTGACGCCGCGCACGCTCGATATCGATGCCGCCCATCGCGCTATGGCGGCGCGCGGCATCGATGCCAAGGCGGTGATCGAGGGGCCGCCCACGCGCAAGGTGCCGATCCTGCTGCGCCAGACCAGCTTCAAGGCCCTGGAAGAACCGATCCGCTTCACCGACCAGCAGGGCGAGGCGAAGGGCACCCATACCGCCCGTTTCGGCGAGATCGAGCAGCGCGGCGCGGCTCTGACGCCCAAGGGCCGGGCGCTCTACGATGCCTGCCTTGACGAAGCCCGCGCGGACAGCGGATCGCAGGGCGCCGATTATGTCGCCCGGCTGACGTCGGCCTTCTCACGCTTTCCGGACGATCTGGACAGTCTGCGCCAGCAGGGCCTCGCCTTTTTCCGCTATCGCGTGGCCGACAGCAGCACGCCCATCGATCCCGCCACCAGCCTTGAACGCTGCATCGAGGAAGGCCGGGTTCTGGCCGAGCCCGTGCTGTATGAGGATTTTCTGCCCGTCAGCGCGGCGGGGATTTTCCAGTCGAACCTTGGCGGGGCCGAGCAGGCCAGCTTTGCCGCCCATTCCTCGCGTCAGGCTTTCGAGGCGGCGCTGGGGCAGAAGGTGCTCGATCCCTTTGCGCTTTATGCGGCGATCGAACAGGCCTCGATCGCGGCTGTGGAGACCGCTTTGGGCACCAGCTTCGCCGCGCGGGGTGAGGCATGA
- a CDS encoding LysR substrate-binding domain-containing protein: MVFVRRFLPSMQLLCSFEAAARLESFTAAAAELSLTQSAISRQIRALEDILGSDLFHRERQTVRLTRAGEAYAREIRDALNMVSAATLGFRASPRGGSLNLAVLPTFGARWLAPRLRGFADAFPEITVNLTTRLAPFDFALDHVDAAIHYGMENWSGARMVPLLSEVVIPVCSPEFARRHPLGRIEDVLNVPLLHLASRPDAWERWFTAMHCPVTDLRGMVCDEFTLTSQAAAAGMGVALLPRFLIERELQRGELILALDAPMSGGERYFLAWPAERRDYAPLRHFREWLVQQAEQDALHHVVAEESERSF; encoded by the coding sequence GTGGTTTTCGTGCGCCGCTTTCTGCCCTCCATGCAACTGCTCTGCTCTTTCGAGGCTGCCGCCCGGCTGGAGAGCTTCACCGCCGCCGCTGCAGAACTCAGCCTGACGCAAAGCGCGATCAGCCGCCAGATCCGCGCGCTGGAAGACATTCTGGGCTCCGATCTGTTCCATCGCGAAAGGCAGACCGTGCGCCTGACCCGCGCCGGGGAAGCCTATGCGCGCGAGATCCGCGATGCGCTCAATATGGTGTCCGCCGCGACGCTGGGCTTTCGCGCCAGTCCGCGTGGGGGCTCGCTCAATCTGGCGGTGCTGCCGACGTTCGGCGCGCGCTGGCTGGCCCCGCGCCTGCGCGGCTTTGCCGATGCCTTTCCCGAGATCACCGTCAATCTCACCACGCGGCTGGCGCCTTTCGATTTCGCGCTGGATCATGTCGATGCGGCCATCCATTACGGGATGGAGAATTGGAGCGGCGCGCGCATGGTGCCTTTGCTCAGTGAGGTGGTCATTCCGGTCTGCAGCCCGGAATTTGCCCGGCGCCATCCGCTCGGCCGGATCGAGGATGTCCTGAATGTGCCGCTGCTGCATCTGGCCTCCCGCCCCGATGCGTGGGAGCGCTGGTTTACCGCGATGCATTGCCCGGTCACCGATCTGCGCGGGATGGTGTGCGATGAATTCACCCTGACCTCTCAAGCCGCCGCTGCCGGTATGGGGGTGGCGCTGCTGCCCCGCTTCCTGATCGAGCGCGAATTGCAGCGCGGCGAGTTGATCCTCGCTCTGGACGCGCCGATGAGCGGCGGCGAGCGCTATTTCCTGGCCTGGCCGGCCGAGCGCCGCGATTATGCTCCCTTGCGTCATTTCCGTGAGTGGCTGGTGCAGCAGGCGGAGCAGGATGCGCTGCATCATGTGGTTGCGGAAGAGAGTGAGAGGTCATTCTGA
- a CDS encoding AI-2E family transporter, producing MAFDRKRLESGGFLLFLALISLGLGLILSAFMGALLWAALGALLFQPLFQTLLRRWPGHRNRAAGLAMLIITVAVVLPALILGSLVAGQAAEVYDQMRGGQIDVSRYFGQLHDALPLRLQHWLDSSGLGSFELAQARLAEALNNSLSMIARQALSIGANAAGFLLAFGIGLYVMYFLLRDGERIAPAILRSLPLEADIAARLAEKFAIVVRATVKGSGLVALAQGALGAITFWIVGLPAALLWGMLMVIGALLPAIGPAIVWGPVALYLLATGAIWQAVVVVLSGVLVIGLIDNILRPILVGRDTGLPDWLVLVTTLGGIEVAGISGIVIGPVVGALFLTGWDILTERRMGKAANGPRVDPPRVDPPCVDEAEQAT from the coding sequence ATGGCATTCGACCGAAAGCGCCTTGAGAGCGGCGGTTTTCTTCTGTTTCTGGCACTCATCAGCCTGGGGCTTGGGCTGATCCTCTCGGCCTTTATGGGGGCCTTGCTCTGGGCGGCGCTGGGGGCGCTGCTGTTTCAGCCTCTGTTCCAGACCTTGCTTCGCCGTTGGCCGGGGCATCGCAACCGGGCGGCGGGGCTGGCGATGCTGATCATCACCGTGGCGGTCGTTCTTCCCGCGCTGATCCTCGGCAGTCTGGTGGCCGGGCAGGCCGCCGAGGTCTATGACCAGATGCGCGGTGGCCAGATCGATGTGTCGCGCTATTTCGGCCAGCTTCACGATGCGCTGCCGCTGCGCCTGCAGCATTGGCTCGATTCCTCGGGGCTGGGCAGTTTCGAACTGGCACAGGCCCGGCTGGCCGAGGCGCTCAACAACAGTCTGAGCATGATCGCGCGTCAGGCCCTGTCGATCGGGGCCAATGCGGCGGGCTTTCTGCTGGCCTTCGGAATCGGGCTCTATGTGATGTATTTCCTGCTGCGCGATGGTGAGCGGATCGCTCCGGCCATTCTGCGCAGCCTGCCGCTGGAGGCGGACATCGCTGCCAGGCTGGCGGAGAAATTCGCCATTGTGGTGCGCGCCACGGTGAAGGGATCGGGGCTGGTGGCGCTGGCGCAGGGCGCGCTGGGGGCGATTACCTTCTGGATCGTGGGGCTGCCGGCGGCGCTCTTGTGGGGGATGCTGATGGTGATCGGCGCGCTGCTGCCCGCCATCGGTCCGGCCATCGTCTGGGGGCCGGTGGCGCTTTACCTGCTGGCGACGGGCGCGATCTGGCAGGCGGTGGTGGTGGTGCTGTCGGGCGTGCTGGTGATCGGCCTGATCGACAACATCCTGCGCCCCATTCTGGTGGGGCGGGACACCGGCCTGCCTGACTGGCTGGTGCTGGTCACCACGCTGGGCGGCATCGAAGTGGCCGGGATCAGCGGCATTGTGATCGGCCCGGTGGTCGGGGCGCTGTTTCTGACCGGCTGGGACATTCTGACCGAGCGGCGCATGGGCAAGGCCGCGAACGGCCCCCGCGTTGACCCGCCCCGTGTTGACCCGCCTTGTGTTGACGAGGCGGAGCAGGCCACCTAA
- a CDS encoding cupin domain-containing protein, with protein sequence MDASSDACFVGNLLSLPRGGQEEERFEDILSRPGIRLERIVSHGQTTPVDRPYVQDWDEWVMILEGSAELWLDGLGKRSLSKGDHLLIPSGQAHRVTYTAEPTVWLALHLPAAG encoded by the coding sequence ATGGACGCTTCATCGGACGCATGTTTTGTCGGCAACCTTCTCAGCCTGCCGCGCGGCGGGCAGGAGGAGGAGCGTTTCGAGGATATTCTCTCGCGCCCCGGCATCAGGCTGGAGCGTATTGTCTCCCACGGCCAGACCACGCCGGTGGACCGGCCCTATGTGCAGGACTGGGACGAATGGGTGATGATCCTTGAGGGATCGGCCGAGCTATGGCTGGACGGGCTGGGCAAGCGCTCCCTGAGCAAGGGCGATCATCTGCTGATCCCTTCGGGCCAGGCCCATCGCGTCACCTACACCGCCGAGCCGACGGTCTGGCTGGCGCTTCATCTGCCTGCGGCGGGCTGA
- a CDS encoding NADPH-dependent FMN reductase — MKILAISGSGRQASTNTAMLRTIAAIACGQHEVTVDSDLARLPVFTPDREGDALPAEVLRFADLIRAHDALIIASPEYVRAIPGGLKNAIDWLVSREELVGKPMALAHASHRGNDMLAQLRLVLSTVSDGFSPGNFLRIDLINMTPEQIDARLRLPENTQAIHAFLAALYQQVAASTAVG; from the coding sequence ATGAAGATCCTCGCCATCTCGGGAAGCGGTCGGCAGGCCTCGACCAACACGGCCATGCTGCGGACGATCGCGGCCATCGCCTGCGGGCAGCATGAGGTCACGGTTGACAGCGATCTGGCGCGCCTGCCGGTCTTTACGCCGGATCGCGAAGGGGACGCGCTTCCCGCCGAAGTGCTCCGCTTCGCCGATCTGATCCGCGCGCATGACGCGCTGATCATCGCCAGCCCGGAGTATGTCAGGGCGATCCCGGGCGGGCTGAAAAATGCCATCGACTGGCTGGTCTCGCGCGAGGAGCTGGTGGGCAAGCCGATGGCTCTGGCCCATGCCTCGCATCGCGGAAACGATATGCTGGCGCAGCTGAGGCTGGTGCTCTCCACAGTGTCCGACGGGTTTTCGCCCGGCAATTTCCTCCGCATCGATCTGATCAACATGACGCCGGAGCAGATCGACGCCAGGCTGCGCCTGCCCGAGAACACGCAGGCCATTCACGCCTTCCTCGCCGCGCTGTACCAGCAGGTTGCGGCATCGACGGCTGTCGGCTGA
- a CDS encoding chloride channel protein, translating to MRSARLPKHHRLRQGIIAVRRWLRASEGAYIVLAAVVGTMAGLSTLIQSWLAHGLQHIFYGVTINRLSALASIRHPWRLLALPLGALALIGLNRWLALRGRTAVDVVEANALHGGRIAMFDNLVIGAQTIISNGCGASVGLEAAYAQLGGGLASWLGQKVHLRRADLRTLVGAGAGAGVGAAFGAPLAGAFYAFEIVIGTYSTAAVAPVITASLVAAAIMRAIGPEPWLMATTAVRQITLGDYAAYALLGLLCAGLGIAVMRLVTAAERVMQAVTRSSPWRPLAGSLLLMPIAWVSPQALSAGHGALHLDLALKPPVAFLLGVLALKVAASVVSLASGFRGGLFFASLFLGSLAGQAFGEIANLWGFAIDPNDAALVGMAALSVSIVGGSMTLALLMLEITHDFALMGVVLTAALISSAVTREAFGYSFSTWRLHVRGSDIRSPRDIGWMTTLTAGRMMRRDWVAVQTGTSVGTFRQTVPQGSVSKAILVDEGGHYGGIIPMAAAHAPTLDLEAGIETVARLQDKVLMPAMGIRAILDTLDEAGADELAVVNAEGLVVGVLSEKHARRRYLEEIEADQKRMFGET from the coding sequence ATGCGATCGGCCAGATTGCCCAAACATCATCGCTTGCGGCAGGGCATCATCGCGGTGCGGCGCTGGCTGCGCGCCAGTGAAGGCGCCTATATTGTGCTGGCGGCGGTGGTGGGCACCATGGCGGGCCTCTCCACGCTGATCCAGAGCTGGCTGGCCCATGGCCTGCAGCATATCTTCTATGGCGTGACGATCAACCGGCTGAGCGCCCTGGCCTCGATCCGCCATCCATGGCGCCTGCTGGCCCTTCCGCTGGGCGCGCTGGCGCTGATCGGCCTCAACCGCTGGCTGGCCTTGCGCGGGCGCACAGCGGTCGACGTGGTGGAGGCCAATGCGCTGCATGGCGGGCGCATCGCCATGTTCGACAATCTGGTGATCGGCGCGCAGACCATCATCTCCAATGGCTGCGGCGCCTCGGTGGGGCTGGAGGCGGCCTATGCGCAATTGGGCGGAGGCCTCGCCTCATGGCTGGGGCAAAAGGTGCATCTGCGCCGCGCCGATCTGCGCACCCTGGTGGGCGCCGGGGCCGGGGCAGGCGTGGGCGCCGCCTTCGGAGCGCCGCTGGCCGGCGCCTTCTATGCCTTCGAGATCGTGATCGGCACCTATAGCACGGCAGCGGTGGCGCCGGTGATCACCGCCTCGCTGGTGGCGGCCGCGATCATGCGGGCCATCGGCCCAGAACCATGGCTGATGGCAACCACGGCCGTGCGCCAGATCACGCTGGGGGATTATGCCGCCTATGCGCTGCTGGGGCTGCTGTGCGCCGGGCTGGGCATTGCGGTGATGCGGCTGGTCACCGCCGCCGAGCGCGTGATGCAGGCCGTAACGCGTTCCAGCCCGTGGCGACCTTTGGCCGGTTCGCTGCTGCTGATGCCGATTGCCTGGGTGTCGCCTCAGGCGCTGTCGGCGGGGCACGGGGCCTTGCATCTCGATCTGGCGCTCAAGCCGCCGGTGGCGTTTCTGCTGGGCGTGCTGGCGCTGAAAGTGGCGGCCTCGGTGGTGTCCTTGGCCAGCGGCTTTCGCGGAGGGCTGTTCTTTGCCTCGCTGTTTCTGGGCTCGCTGGCGGGGCAGGCCTTTGGCGAGATTGCCAATCTCTGGGGCTTTGCCATCGATCCCAATGATGCCGCGCTGGTGGGCATGGCGGCGCTGAGCGTCTCCATCGTGGGCGGATCGATGACGCTGGCGCTGCTGATGCTGGAGATCACCCATGATTTCGCGCTGATGGGGGTGGTGCTGACCGCCGCCCTGATCTCCAGCGCGGTGACGCGTGAGGCCTTTGGCTATTCCTTCTCGACTTGGCGGCTGCATGTGCGGGGTTCGGACATCCGCTCGCCGCGCGACATCGGCTGGATGACCACGCTGACTGCCGGGCGGATGATGCGGCGCGATTGGGTTGCCGTGCAAACCGGGACCAGCGTGGGCACGTTTCGCCAGACGGTGCCGCAAGGCTCGGTCAGCAAGGCTATTCTGGTGGATGAGGGCGGCCATTATGGCGGGATCATCCCGATGGCGGCGGCGCATGCCCCGACCCTGGATCTGGAGGCGGGCATCGAGACGGTGGCGCGTCTACAAGACAAGGTGCTGATGCCCGCGATGGGCATTCGCGCCATCCTCGACACGCTGGATGAGGCAGGGGCCGACGAACTGGCGGTGGTGAATGCGGAAGGGCTGGTGGTGGGCGTTTTGAGCGAGAAACATGCCCGCCGCCGCTATCTGGAGGAAATCGAGGCAGACCAGAAACGGATGTTCGGAGAGACGTAG